A single Dreissena polymorpha isolate Duluth1 chromosome 14, UMN_Dpol_1.0, whole genome shotgun sequence DNA region contains:
- the LOC127858658 gene encoding achaete-scute homolog 1a-like: MNQEYGYQNELEMPSCMFQQSPNLSYMDSCDQSTRSKLYRFHMAKENSAINGCRRKLDFTQACSAAAIYGIKPGQHVTVARRNERERNRVKLINMTFATLRDHLPYEPETSKSKKMSKVDTLKAAINYIKHLQELVDNHDAVNAVLSDACSIDTVHFDLRACATGTPENSRSVNRAESEASFDGLSTEEEELLDFTSWF, from the coding sequence ATGAACCAAGAGTATGGCTATCAGAACGAACTAGAGATGCCGTCGTGCATGTTTCAACAGTCGCCCAATTTGTCGTACATGGATTCGTGCGACCAATCGACGCGATCCAAACTGTACCGCTTTCACATGGCGAAAGAAAACAGCGCCATCAACGGCTGCCGAAGGAAACTGGACTTTACCCAAGCGTGTTCGGCAGCGGCAATTTACGGAATCAAACCCGGGCAACATGTGACTGTTGCAAGAAGAAACGAGCGCGAGCGGAACCGCGTGAAGCTGATCAACATGACTTTCGCAACGCTCAGGGACCATTTACCTTACGAACCGGAAACCAGTAAAAGCAAGAAAATGAGCAAAGTGGATACATTAAAAGCCGCGATAAATTACATCAAACACTTGCAGGAGCTTGTTGACAATCACGACGCGGTGAATGCGGTTTTAAGCGACGCATGTTCGATTGATACAGTGCATTTTGACTTGCGCGCATGCGCAACCGGAACCCCAGAAAATTCTCGGAGCGTGAACCGAGCGGAATCCGAAGCGTCGTTTGATGGGCTAAGTACGGAGGAAGAGGAGCTGCTTGATTTTACCAGTTGGTTCTGA